From one Candidatus Tanganyikabacteria bacterium genomic stretch:
- a CDS encoding type II secretion system protein — translation MRVQRDARQRGFTLVELLVTVVILGILSAVAVPNYANAQDRAKNAAVQANVHSAQMALEQYGVDTAGMYPKDETVFYSRVIQDSAYMSAADFPRTPWYTNQAKGITWPAASESVEVGQALGTGITANPTLVRHYGAIAYTLAKGVTANERYVLVGIGKRQNKAIVSATARNF, via the coding sequence ATGCGTGTGCAGAGGGATGCCCGGCAGCGGGGCTTTACGCTGGTCGAACTGCTCGTGACGGTGGTGATCCTCGGGATCTTGAGCGCCGTGGCCGTGCCGAACTACGCCAACGCGCAGGACCGGGCCAAGAATGCCGCGGTCCAGGCCAACGTCCACTCGGCGCAGATGGCGCTCGAGCAGTACGGCGTGGATACCGCCGGCATGTACCCCAAGGACGAGACCGTCTTCTACTCCCGGGTCATCCAGGACTCGGCCTACATGAGCGCGGCCGACTTCCCGCGGACGCCCTGGTACACCAATCAGGCCAAGGGCATCACGTGGCCGGCGGCTTCCGAGTCGGTCGAGGTCGGGCAGGCCCTGGGGACGGGCATCACGGCCAACCCGACGCTGGTGCGGCACTACGGCGCCATCGCCTACACGCTCGCCAAGGGCGTGACCGCCAACGAACGCTACGTGCTGGTCGGCATCGGCAAGCGCCAGAACAAGGCCATCGTCTCGGCGACCGCCCGCAACTTCTAG
- the dapA gene encoding 4-hydroxy-tetrahydrodipicolinate synthase, with amino-acid sequence MADLGRLLTAMVTPFDADLALDLPRAARLAKQLLATGTEGLVVCGTTGESPTLSHDEKVAMFKTVIETVGGEKVVAGTGSNDTRATIALSKEAKELGAAGLLLIAPYYNKPDQEGLYRHFKAVADAVDLPIILYNHPPRTGVSLAPATVARLARECRNIVALKDSSASLDVVSDFIHATPATFRLYSGNDTLTLPIMALGGHGAISVAAHVAGPELRDMIALASKGHFEEARKIHFRLWDLMNGLFMTPSPAPTKAALAFYGGPVGGVRLPIVDMTPEQRVTLESILTRTLGEPAKGRELADAHA; translated from the coding sequence ATGGCTGATCTGGGACGCTTGCTGACCGCGATGGTCACCCCGTTCGACGCGGATCTCGCGCTCGACCTGCCCCGCGCGGCCAGACTGGCCAAGCAGTTGCTCGCCACCGGCACCGAAGGCCTGGTGGTGTGCGGCACGACCGGCGAATCGCCCACGCTGTCGCACGACGAGAAGGTCGCCATGTTCAAGACCGTGATCGAGACGGTCGGCGGCGAGAAAGTCGTGGCAGGCACCGGCTCCAACGACACCCGGGCGACCATCGCGCTCTCGAAAGAGGCGAAGGAACTGGGCGCCGCCGGCTTGCTGCTCATCGCGCCCTACTACAACAAGCCCGACCAGGAGGGCCTGTACCGGCACTTCAAGGCCGTGGCCGACGCGGTGGACCTGCCCATCATCCTCTACAACCACCCGCCGCGCACCGGCGTGAGCCTGGCGCCGGCCACGGTCGCGCGCCTGGCGCGCGAGTGCCGCAACATCGTGGCCCTCAAGGACTCGAGCGCCAGCCTGGACGTCGTGTCCGATTTCATCCACGCGACGCCTGCGACTTTTCGCCTCTACAGCGGCAACGACACGCTCACGTTGCCGATCATGGCGCTGGGCGGACATGGCGCGATCAGCGTGGCGGCGCACGTTGCGGGACCGGAGTTGCGCGACATGATCGCCTTGGCTTCGAAAGGCCATTTCGAGGAGGCACGCAAGATCCATTTCCGGCTCTGGGATCTGATGAACGGGCTGTTCATGACGCCCAGCCCAGCCCCGACCAAGGCGGCACTGGCGTTCTACGGCGGCCCGGTCGGCGGCGTCCGGCTGCCAATCGTGGACATGACCCCCGAGCAGCGAGTCACGCTGGAATCGATCCTCACCCGCACCCTCGGCGAGCCGGCCAAGGGCCGCGAGTTGGCTGACGCACACGCGTAG